The following coding sequences are from one Cygnus olor isolate bCygOlo1 chromosome 2, bCygOlo1.pri.v2, whole genome shotgun sequence window:
- the EEF1E1 gene encoding eukaryotic translation elongation factor 1 epsilon-1, translating to MAAAELALLEGTLGLRKGTKYGAQGERQIPVLQTNNGSGLTGLITIAAHLVKQAKKEQLLGSTAEEKAVVQQWLEYRVTQVDRCSSKEDTRTILKDLNTHLEDKVYLAGNSFTLADILMYYGLHHVMVDLTVQEKEKYLNVSRWFNHIQHYPGVRQQLSNVVFIKNRLYTNAH from the exons atggcggcggcggagcTGGCGCTGCTGGAGGGGACGCTGGGCCTGCGGAAAGGGACCAAGTACGGCGCGCAGGGGGAGCGGCAG atTCCTGTTCTGCAGACGAACAATGGTTCTGGTCTGACAGGATTAATTACCATAGCTGCCCACTTGGTCAAACAGGCTAAGAAAGAACAACTGCTTGGaagcactgcagaggaaaaggctgtCGTTCAGCAGTGGTTGGAATACAGAGTGACTCAAGTAGATAGATGTTCTAGTAAAGAAGACACTAGAACAATCCTAAAG gaTCTTAACACACACCTCGAAGATAAAGTCTACCTTGCAGGAAACAGTTTTACCTTAGCAGATATTTTGATGTACTATGGATTGCATCATGTCATG GTGGACCTCACAGtgcaagaaaaggagaaatacctTAACGTGTCTCGCTGGTTCAACCACATTCAACATTATCCAGGTGTCCGACAACAGCTGTCTAATGTCGTCTTTATCAAGAACAGATTATATACTAATGCTCATTAA